The following proteins come from a genomic window of Lachnoclostridium phytofermentans ISDg:
- a CDS encoding phospholipase D-like domain-containing protein, whose product MSKEIEIQNGLNTAFINQYTYSNLAYRPEFIANDHLSGKKVLSTIENELNDCEEFFISVAFITIGGITPLLQTLTELEKKNIPGRILTTNYLTFSEPEALRKLAE is encoded by the coding sequence ATGAGTAAAGAAATAGAAATTCAAAATGGCTTAAATACAGCGTTTATTAATCAGTATACATACTCTAATTTAGCTTACCGTCCTGAATTTATTGCAAATGATCATTTAAGTGGTAAAAAAGTTTTATCAACAATAGAGAATGAATTAAATGATTGTGAAGAATTTTTTATTAGTGTTGCATTTATAACCATAGGTGGAATAACACCATTATTACAGACTTTAACAGAACTTGAGAAGAAAAATATTCCTGGTAGGATACTAACAACTAATTATTTGACATTCAGTGAACCTGAAGCTTTAAGAAAGTTAGCAGAATGA
- a CDS encoding DUF3427 domain-containing protein, with protein MNYFKPKLWLGMTASPDRPDGYNIYELFDNNIAYEIRLQKALEENLLCPFHYFGITDLLINGEDFTDTLGLRNFNKLISDERVNYVIKKAKYFGYSGERVKGLVFCSSNDEARVLSEKFNMRGYNTTYLSGDNSVIEREEAIDRLVSKSTVNKLDYIFTVDIFNEGVDIPEVNQVIMLRPTESPIVFIQQLGRGLRKADNKEFVVILDFIGNYTNNFMIPIALSGDRSRNKDSLRKFIAEGTRIIPGSSSIHFDEISKERIYKSINRSTLNKVEDIKYEYRCLKNKLGRIPTYNDYEEYNTIDIECIFENNSLGSYHNFLKKYEVDYLYKDALNETQEEMLVFISQKIASGKRVDELLLLKRLITYKYYLRKTYENDLANYYGDSPSRNRLRNIYKVLTNDFVPSEPQKKKFSKSLFIKDMEVEIVPTEQFALAITDDIFFLLLNELLDYGIKRYKKYFSNRYRDTDFVLYQKYTKSDVCRLLNWDKNQNPQNVGGYFYDKETCTLPVFITYEKDEGINDSQKYKDRFVSPVELISISKPGRNLNSPEMSYFYSNKTSIFLFMQKNSNDKGASEYYFMGQVFNTGEKKMVRREEVGDTVLEFRYKLDIPVREDLYQYFVNDNVPVGDNN; from the coding sequence ATGAATTATTTTAAGCCTAAATTATGGCTTGGAATGACAGCTAGTCCTGATAGACCAGATGGATATAATATATATGAATTATTTGATAACAATATAGCATATGAGATACGATTACAAAAAGCATTAGAAGAAAATTTGTTATGTCCGTTTCATTATTTTGGTATAACAGATCTATTAATTAATGGGGAAGATTTTACGGATACTCTTGGATTACGAAACTTTAATAAATTGATATCTGATGAAAGAGTTAATTATGTGATTAAAAAAGCAAAATATTTTGGTTATAGCGGAGAACGAGTAAAAGGCCTAGTTTTTTGCAGTTCGAACGATGAAGCTCGAGTTTTGTCAGAAAAGTTCAATATGCGAGGATATAATACAACTTATCTATCTGGTGACAATTCTGTTATTGAAAGAGAGGAAGCCATAGATAGATTAGTTAGCAAATCAACAGTAAATAAGCTAGATTATATCTTTACAGTAGATATCTTTAATGAAGGAGTGGATATACCAGAGGTAAATCAGGTAATCATGTTACGTCCTACGGAATCACCAATAGTATTTATTCAACAGTTAGGTAGAGGGTTAAGAAAAGCTGATAATAAAGAATTTGTTGTAATATTAGATTTTATAGGAAACTATACCAATAATTTCATGATTCCTATAGCTTTATCTGGAGATAGAAGTAGGAATAAGGACAGTTTACGTAAATTTATTGCTGAAGGTACACGTATTATTCCTGGATCTTCAAGTATTCATTTTGATGAAATATCTAAAGAAAGAATTTATAAGTCAATAAATAGATCAACTTTAAACAAAGTTGAAGATATTAAATATGAATATAGATGTTTAAAAAATAAACTGGGTAGAATTCCTACATATAACGATTACGAGGAATATAATACGATCGATATAGAATGTATCTTCGAAAATAATTCTTTAGGCTCTTATCATAATTTTTTGAAAAAATACGAGGTTGATTATTTATATAAAGATGCACTTAACGAAACACAAGAAGAAATGCTAGTATTTATATCACAAAAGATTGCTAGTGGAAAAAGAGTTGATGAACTACTTTTATTAAAGCGACTTATCACGTATAAATATTATTTAAGAAAAACATATGAGAATGACTTGGCGAATTATTATGGAGATTCACCTAGTAGAAATAGACTCCGAAATATATATAAAGTATTAACAAATGATTTTGTTCCAAGTGAACCACAAAAGAAAAAGTTCTCAAAGAGTTTATTTATAAAAGATATGGAAGTAGAAATTGTACCTACGGAGCAATTCGCATTAGCGATAACTGATGATATTTTCTTTTTGCTATTAAATGAATTACTGGACTATGGAATAAAACGTTATAAGAAGTATTTTAGTAATAGGTATAGAGATACAGATTTTGTTTTATATCAGAAGTATACAAAAAGCGATGTCTGTAGATTATTGAATTGGGATAAAAATCAAAATCCACAAAATGTAGGTGGGTACTTTTATGATAAGGAAACTTGTACCTTACCAGTATTTATCACTTATGAAAAAGATGAAGGTATCAATGATTCACAAAAATATAAAGATAGATTTGTATCACCAGTAGAACTTATATCAATATCAAAACCAGGAAGAAATTTAAACTCACCAGAAATGAGCTACTTTTATTCTAATAAAACATCGATATTTTTGTTTATGCAGAAAAATAGTAATGATAAAGGGGCAAGTGAGTATTATTTTATGGGACAAGTATTTAATACAGGTGAAAAGAAAATGGTTCGCAGAGAAGAAGTAGGGGATACCGTTTTAGAGTTTAGATATAAACTTGATATACCTGTTAGAGAGGATTTATACCAGTATTTTGTCAATGATAATGTACCTGTAGGAGATAATAATTAA
- a CDS encoding (deoxy)nucleoside triphosphate pyrophosphohydrolase, with amino-acid sequence MKTIKVVAAIIVNNKRILATQRGYGDFKGGWEFPGGKIEEAESSEVALRREIKEELDIDIEIIDFLTTVEYTYPNFHLSMQCYFCGIKAGEVKLLEHEASKWLAIEELDSVLWLPADIEVVEKIKESYLNHN; translated from the coding sequence ATGAAAACAATAAAAGTAGTAGCCGCTATCATAGTGAATAATAAGAGAATTCTCGCTACACAACGTGGTTATGGTGATTTTAAAGGCGGATGGGAATTTCCTGGTGGTAAGATTGAAGAAGCCGAATCATCAGAAGTAGCACTTAGACGAGAAATAAAAGAAGAATTAGATATCGACATTGAAATTATAGATTTCTTAACTACAGTTGAGTATACTTATCCTAATTTCCATTTATCTATGCAATGTTATTTCTGTGGTATCAAGGCTGGAGAGGTAAAACTATTAGAGCATGAAGCATCTAAATGGTTAGCAATTGAAGAACTGGATTCTGTTCTATGGCTTCCTGCTGACATTGAAGTTGTGGAAAAAATTAAAGAGAGTTACCTTAATCATAACTAA
- a CDS encoding glycosyl hydrolase 115 family protein — MSTYYINHNTQIDTSHLAENEVTIPIMLAIKRFYRDMENTLCESDDTGMNIVLYLKEGEAESFRFFGEEKSIILEAADELGFIYALNNISENTLGVTPLWFWNDQIFTKKASVTVLSGKEEIVSKKAKVRYRGWFINDEVLISTWKVDGSPSYAWEMAMEALLRFGGNMVIPGTDSNSKIYRKLASDMGLWITHHHAEPLGAEMFARAYPNLNPSYDEYPELFQKLWREGIEAQIEDKVIWNLGFRGQGDLPFWESDPKYATPKQRGELISSLIKLQYQMVSERVKNPVCCTNLYGEIMELYQEGMLDLPKGIIKVWADNGYGKMVSRRQGNNNPRVYSLPNNDKLEAVGFTHGIYYHASFYDLQAANHMTMLPNSMEFIGRELEHAFSIGVDEFLIVNCSNIKPHVYPLDCLHVLWTDGTIDANKHRKQYINQYYGSHVEDIAECFSEYANCMVPFGEKEDEHAGEQFYNYTVRQFVHHMMKGEKESPVKGLLWLNLGDEKTLTISKQVSWFHSRMLEARSKMQVLFSKCEVIVNDLTQTDLKENQYSESDEVENNNTIQALDRNISAKTLILDSIWLQVKLHLLCVEGSISFCEGYHCYEQGELKEAFYHIGLAAEKFQNANDNLRAREYGKWKGFYANDCLCDVKQTAYVLRHLMGYLRNLGDGPHFYEWQRYFLYAEEDRRVVLITNMENHMTDDELFDCMKVWMEKENK; from the coding sequence ATGAGTACATATTACATTAACCATAACACACAGATTGATACTAGTCATTTAGCAGAAAATGAAGTCACAATACCAATCATGCTTGCAATTAAAAGATTTTATCGTGACATGGAAAATACTCTTTGTGAATCAGATGATACAGGAATGAATATCGTTCTTTATTTGAAAGAAGGTGAAGCGGAAAGTTTTCGATTCTTTGGTGAGGAAAAGTCTATTATTCTAGAGGCAGCAGATGAACTTGGTTTTATTTATGCGCTCAATAATATAAGTGAAAATACACTTGGTGTTACACCTCTATGGTTCTGGAACGACCAGATATTTACGAAGAAAGCTTCGGTCACCGTATTATCTGGAAAAGAAGAAATTGTATCTAAGAAAGCAAAAGTAAGATATCGAGGATGGTTTATAAATGATGAAGTTTTAATCTCAACATGGAAGGTGGATGGTAGTCCATCCTATGCTTGGGAGATGGCGATGGAAGCATTACTTCGCTTTGGTGGTAATATGGTGATTCCGGGAACGGATTCAAACTCTAAGATTTATCGCAAACTTGCTTCAGATATGGGATTATGGATTACGCATCACCATGCAGAACCTTTAGGTGCAGAGATGTTTGCAAGGGCTTACCCGAACTTAAATCCTTCCTATGATGAGTATCCGGAATTATTTCAGAAACTTTGGAGAGAAGGAATTGAAGCGCAAATTGAGGATAAAGTTATCTGGAATCTTGGTTTTAGGGGGCAAGGAGATCTTCCTTTCTGGGAAAGCGATCCTAAATATGCGACACCAAAACAAAGGGGAGAATTAATCAGTTCGCTAATAAAGTTACAGTATCAGATGGTTTCTGAAAGAGTAAAGAATCCTGTATGTTGCACGAATCTCTACGGTGAAATTATGGAGTTATATCAAGAGGGCATGTTAGATTTACCCAAAGGTATAATTAAGGTGTGGGCAGATAACGGATACGGAAAAATGGTTTCAAGAAGACAGGGAAATAACAATCCTAGAGTATATTCTTTACCTAATAATGATAAGTTGGAAGCAGTAGGTTTTACTCATGGGATTTATTATCATGCCTCCTTCTATGATTTACAGGCTGCAAATCACATGACGATGTTACCAAATTCTATGGAGTTTATCGGAAGAGAATTAGAGCATGCATTTAGCATAGGTGTAGATGAATTCCTCATTGTGAATTGTTCTAATATAAAACCACACGTTTATCCACTGGACTGCCTTCATGTTCTATGGACGGATGGTACAATTGATGCGAATAAACATAGAAAGCAGTATATTAATCAGTATTATGGTTCTCACGTGGAAGATATTGCAGAGTGCTTTTCAGAGTATGCAAATTGCATGGTACCCTTTGGAGAAAAGGAGGATGAGCATGCGGGAGAGCAGTTTTATAATTACACTGTCAGACAGTTTGTTCATCACATGATGAAAGGGGAAAAAGAATCACCAGTTAAAGGGCTTCTTTGGCTAAATCTTGGAGATGAGAAGACGCTTACTATTTCAAAGCAAGTCTCTTGGTTTCATTCTCGAATGCTAGAAGCGAGGAGCAAAATGCAAGTACTATTTTCTAAATGTGAAGTAATAGTGAATGACCTAACCCAAACGGATTTAAAGGAGAATCAATATTCTGAATCGGATGAAGTGGAGAATAATAATACGATTCAGGCTTTAGATAGAAATATATCAGCAAAAACATTAATATTGGATAGTATCTGGCTACAAGTAAAGTTACATTTGCTCTGTGTTGAAGGTTCCATTTCCTTTTGTGAAGGATATCATTGTTATGAACAAGGAGAGTTAAAAGAAGCATTCTATCACATTGGGTTAGCAGCAGAGAAATTCCAGAATGCAAACGATAATCTTCGAGCGAGAGAGTATGGAAAATGGAAAGGTTTTTATGCAAATGACTGCCTTTGCGATGTAAAACAAACTGCTTATGTGCTTCGACATCTGATGGGATATCTAAGAAACCTTGGGGATGGACCACACTTTTATGAATGGCAACGTTATTTTTTATATGCGGAAGAGGATCGTAGAGTTGTGTTGATTACGAATATGGAAAATCATATGACGGATGATGAGTTGTTTGATTGTATGAAAGTTTGGATGGAAAAAGAGAATAAATAA
- a CDS encoding response regulator transcription factor produces MRILLIEDEKYMAEAVAQVLRKNNYTVDLAHDGEYGLDCALSAIYDIIILDIMLPKMNGLDVLKSLRREKIATPVILLSAKGETEDKVRGLDTGADDYLPKPFKTEELLARLRALGRRKGEIIPEGILSYGDIELNPNTLDVYCGKKTYKLTLKESQLLELLMNMKGMVISKNYIIEKLWGFDGEAEDNHVEVYISFLRKKLAALGSTNTIQTIRGLGYMLKMVKEE; encoded by the coding sequence ATGAGAATATTATTGATTGAAGATGAAAAATACATGGCAGAAGCTGTGGCGCAGGTTTTACGCAAGAACAATTATACTGTCGATTTAGCCCATGATGGTGAGTATGGGCTTGATTGTGCGTTGTCAGCTATCTACGATATCATTATACTTGATATCATGTTGCCTAAAATGAATGGGTTGGATGTTCTAAAGTCTTTACGTAGAGAAAAAATTGCCACTCCTGTAATACTACTATCCGCCAAAGGGGAAACCGAAGACAAGGTAAGAGGACTGGATACCGGTGCGGATGATTATCTACCAAAGCCATTTAAAACCGAAGAGCTTCTTGCTCGTTTGCGTGCGTTAGGGCGCAGAAAGGGTGAAATTATTCCGGAAGGTATATTGTCTTATGGTGATATAGAACTTAATCCCAATACGCTGGATGTGTATTGTGGTAAAAAAACATACAAATTAACCCTAAAAGAAAGCCAGCTTTTAGAATTACTTATGAACATGAAAGGTATGGTTATCTCAAAAAATTACATTATCGAAAAGCTGTGGGGCTTTGATGGTGAAGCAGAAGATAACCATGTGGAGGTATACATCTCTTTTCTGCGTAAAAAACTGGCTGCACTAGGTTCAACGAATACAATTCAAACTATACGAGGTCTTGGATACATGTTAAAAATGGTAAAGGAAGAATAA
- a CDS encoding sensor histidine kinase, whose protein sequence is MFKKLRNRFIMLNMVIISVMMLAAFAVIYIMTYTNIQNENNAKLQKVSATYTVGKQAILPNTMFGGRIANGTIPTDYTLSFNIIIDSDGSPVSIHSFVDMPEKMYIKAAELALSTGKHAANISLDGKRWMFQINEIGNLAMRGFEDNGTGKVVQLINCSKISFLDITESQGILTNLYITFAVIGFLMLFVIFGISVFFARRSVAPVEIAYMKQKQFVTDASHELKTPIASIGANTDVLLANKQETIESQKKWVEYIKAETDRMGKLVGNLLYLAKTDNVEIGMDSLPFNISDTIRDTVLSMEAVVFEKGLMLTQSIEPNIIINGDSDKLVQVVKILFDNAIKYSNKNGSIDIVLEQTRHQVVFTIKNTGDGISSEHLPKIFDRFYRTDPSRAHDGSYGLGLSIAKAIIDNTGGKIYATSVEGESTTFMFTLNKNNS, encoded by the coding sequence ATGTTTAAGAAATTACGAAACAGATTTATAATGCTTAATATGGTAATCATTTCGGTAATGATGCTTGCTGCCTTTGCTGTAATCTATATCATGACCTATACGAATATACAAAATGAAAACAATGCAAAACTTCAAAAAGTTTCCGCTACTTACACCGTTGGCAAACAAGCAATTCTTCCTAACACAATGTTTGGAGGACGTATTGCAAATGGTACAATCCCAACCGACTATACCCTTTCTTTTAATATTATCATTGACAGTGATGGCAGCCCTGTCAGTATACATTCTTTTGTCGATATGCCTGAAAAGATGTATATAAAAGCTGCAGAGCTTGCGCTTTCCACAGGAAAACATGCAGCGAACATATCGCTTGATGGAAAGCGGTGGATGTTCCAAATCAATGAGATAGGGAATCTAGCAATGAGGGGATTTGAGGACAACGGAACAGGGAAAGTTGTTCAGTTAATAAATTGCAGTAAGATATCTTTTTTAGATATCACGGAGTCACAGGGAATATTGACTAATCTTTACATTACATTTGCTGTAATCGGTTTTCTAATGCTTTTTGTTATCTTTGGCATTAGTGTGTTTTTTGCCAGACGATCTGTTGCCCCTGTTGAAATAGCGTATATGAAACAAAAGCAGTTTGTTACGGATGCCTCTCATGAACTCAAAACACCCATTGCATCTATTGGCGCTAATACCGACGTTCTCCTGGCAAACAAGCAGGAAACCATCGAAAGTCAAAAAAAGTGGGTGGAATATATCAAGGCCGAAACCGATCGTATGGGGAAACTCGTGGGCAATCTTTTATATCTTGCCAAAACTGATAACGTTGAAATCGGCATGGATAGCTTACCATTTAATATCAGTGATACTATCCGTGACACCGTGTTATCTATGGAAGCTGTGGTATTTGAAAAAGGCTTGATGCTTACGCAAAGTATTGAGCCAAATATCATTATAAATGGCGACAGTGATAAGCTGGTACAGGTAGTGAAAATACTGTTTGACAACGCCATAAAATATTCAAATAAAAACGGTAGTATTGATATTGTACTAGAACAAACAAGACATCAAGTGGTGTTTACGATAAAAAACACTGGAGATGGTATTTCTTCAGAACATCTACCAAAGATATTTGATCGTTTCTATCGCACCGACCCGTCAAGAGCACATGATGGTAGTTATGGATTAGGGTTGTCCATTGCCAAGGCAATAATCGACAACACAGGTGGTAAGATTTATGCTACAAGTGTGGAGGGAGAAAGTACTACCTTTATGTTTACGTTAAATAAAAATAATTCTTAA
- a CDS encoding ABC transporter permease, which produces MYIIQNALKNLVRNKGRNIMIGSIIFAIILTTVISLIINNTATSVIEDYKDRFGSEVSITPNMQKVQEEAMNNSTDGKVRMMRPEISSELLIQFADSEYLKESIATGSVMGNSTQINAIDQTDDDGTGTTGGQMVRMAGGNGNYSLLGDSWSDFSDGLRSIESGRLPEEDGECVISMDLQEENNISVGDTLLFTAHMRVPTPDDIGDVNDEDTIEVNGIEYTVSISGLGTVNLQREVEYSLSVVGIYNDLTDEYSNSNMPKMAALNRRNEILTSLSTLLAQRGVDESGVSVNVTYYLKDPSMLSAFETEVRAKGLSDLFDVSTDAASYDSIVKPVLGLKSISITFMIVVMVLGGVILLLLTSISIRERKYEIGVLRAMGMKKAKVALGIWTEIFAITCVCLVIGLGVGTVVAQPVSDVLLKSQVAAAETNTDTHQGQNGMFTGGGRTAGAFMMGSGGGINSSNEKPLSEMKITLDLITVLEIIAISILLASLAGLASISKITKYEPIKILMERN; this is translated from the coding sequence ATGTACATTATACAAAATGCACTTAAAAACTTAGTGCGCAACAAGGGTAGAAACATCATGATAGGGTCGATTATCTTCGCTATCATCTTGACAACGGTGATATCCCTAATCATTAACAATACAGCCACTTCTGTCATTGAAGATTACAAGGATCGTTTTGGATCGGAAGTGTCTATTACACCGAATATGCAAAAAGTTCAGGAAGAAGCAATGAATAATTCTACTGACGGTAAGGTGAGAATGATGCGACCGGAAATTTCGTCCGAACTACTCATTCAATTTGCTGATTCTGAGTATTTGAAAGAAAGTATTGCAACCGGTTCTGTCATGGGAAATTCAACCCAAATAAATGCGATTGACCAAACTGATGATGATGGAACAGGTACCACAGGCGGACAAATGGTTAGGATGGCTGGAGGAAATGGCAATTATTCATTGTTGGGTGATAGCTGGTCAGACTTCTCGGATGGACTACGTAGCATTGAAAGTGGTAGATTACCAGAAGAAGATGGTGAATGCGTAATCAGTATGGATCTGCAGGAAGAAAATAATATTTCGGTGGGTGATACGTTACTATTTACCGCTCATATGAGAGTTCCTACTCCTGATGATATTGGAGATGTGAATGACGAAGATACAATCGAAGTTAATGGAATCGAATATACTGTTTCAATTTCTGGACTAGGTACTGTGAACCTACAACGAGAAGTGGAATATTCTCTTAGTGTTGTGGGTATTTACAACGATTTGACAGATGAATATTCAAACTCTAATATGCCGAAGATGGCAGCATTGAACCGCCGTAATGAGATTTTGACCTCACTTAGTACTTTACTAGCACAGCGTGGTGTTGATGAAAGCGGTGTATCAGTAAATGTGACCTACTATCTGAAAGATCCTAGTATGTTATCAGCGTTTGAAACAGAAGTTAGAGCAAAGGGCTTATCAGATTTATTTGATGTTAGTACCGATGCCGCTTCATACGATAGCATTGTAAAACCAGTATTAGGATTAAAAAGTATCTCTATTACATTTATGATTGTGGTAATGGTACTGGGTGGCGTTATTCTACTACTCCTTACCTCCATTTCCATCAGAGAACGAAAGTATGAAATCGGTGTACTTCGTGCAATGGGTATGAAAAAAGCTAAGGTAGCACTTGGAATTTGGACGGAAATCTTCGCAATTACTTGTGTATGCCTTGTCATTGGATTAGGTGTAGGTACAGTAGTGGCGCAACCTGTGTCCGATGTATTGCTTAAATCACAGGTGGCAGCAGCGGAAACCAACACCGACACACATCAAGGTCAAAATGGAATGTTTACAGGTGGTGGTCGTACAGCGGGTGCTTTTATGATGGGATCAGGTGGCGGAATTAACTCATCCAATGAAAAACCGCTTTCTGAGATGAAGATAACGCTTGATCTGATTACAGTACTTGAGATTATTGCAATCTCTATCTTACTGGCTTCGTTAGCAGGACTGGCTTCCATCAGTAAGATTACAAAATACGAGCCGATTAAGATACTCATGGAAAGGAATTAG
- a CDS encoding ABC transporter ATP-binding protein: protein MNVLTLNNVTYRYEGTKKNVLKGVDASFEAGNVYTIVGKSGSGKSTFLSLIAGLDVCTEGQILHGEQELKKLDRDEYRAKGIGVVFQSFNLLTNASAVENIVLSMNISGSKEANKKTFAYSLLEKVGIDRETADRKILKLSGGEQQRVGIARAISHDPDIVIADEPTGNLDKDTEEEILKIFTSLAHNEGKCVILVTHSKKVTTIADMIYGMSDGKMIEMKQK from the coding sequence ATGAACGTATTGACACTAAACAATGTGACTTACAGATATGAAGGAACGAAAAAGAATGTACTGAAAGGCGTAGATGCTTCCTTTGAAGCTGGAAATGTCTATACCATAGTCGGAAAATCCGGTTCTGGCAAGTCCACTTTTCTTTCTTTGATTGCTGGACTGGATGTTTGTACGGAAGGGCAAATTTTACACGGTGAGCAGGAATTGAAAAAGCTTGATCGAGACGAATACCGCGCCAAAGGTATTGGAGTAGTGTTCCAGAGTTTTAATCTCTTAACAAATGCATCTGCCGTTGAAAACATTGTGCTATCTATGAATATTAGTGGAAGTAAAGAAGCCAATAAAAAAACATTTGCCTACTCCTTACTTGAAAAGGTAGGTATTGACCGTGAAACAGCGGACAGAAAAATCCTCAAACTCTCCGGTGGAGAACAGCAGCGTGTAGGTATTGCAAGAGCAATCTCACACGATCCTGACATTGTCATTGCTGACGAGCCAACAGGTAATCTTGATAAAGATACCGAGGAGGAAATCCTAAAAATCTTTACCTCCCTTGCTCATAATGAGGGTAAATGTGTTATTCTCGTCACCCACTCTAAAAAAGTAACTACCATAGCTGATATGATTTATGGCATGAGTGATGGTAAGATGATAGAGATGAAGCAAAAATAA
- a CDS encoding SAM-dependent methyltransferase — protein sequence MKPFINNYDDIMELLDSQAENVSWDEFYESRKHPANFIIQNDVPDENLVEFFGKGVPISSSIEFGCGEGRNAIFMAKHGVSVTAIDISSTAIENANRIATQKGVSVDFRCQNVLKECINGKYDFAYDSGMLHHLPPHRRITYIELIKSVLKPGGYFGLVCFAWGENCADEVDDWEFYQQRKRVGVAFTKERLVELFAPHFEIVEIRKYRNGVPDTIQGLDFMWTCLFRN from the coding sequence ATGAAACCATTTATTAATAATTATGATGACATAATGGAATTATTAGATAGTCAAGCTGAAAATGTATCTTGGGATGAATTTTATGAATCAAGAAAACACCCAGCGAATTTTATCATCCAAAATGATGTACCTGATGAAAATTTAGTAGAATTTTTCGGGAAAGGCGTGCCTATTTCCTCTTCTATTGAATTTGGTTGCGGAGAAGGAAGAAATGCTATTTTTATGGCTAAACATGGTGTATCGGTAACAGCTATAGATATTTCATCCACTGCTATTGAAAATGCAAATAGAATTGCTACACAGAAGGGTGTTAGTGTCGATTTCAGATGTCAAAATGTACTTAAAGAGTGCATAAACGGCAAATATGATTTTGCATATGATTCAGGAATGCTTCACCATTTGCCTCCACATAGAAGAATAACATACATAGAATTAATAAAGTCTGTTCTGAAACCAGGTGGATACTTTGGTCTTGTATGTTTCGCTTGGGGTGAAAATTGTGCAGATGAAGTTGATGATTGGGAATTCTACCAACAGAGAAAACGTGTCGGTGTTGCCTTTACAAAAGAAAGACTAGTTGAGCTATTTGCACCTCATTTTGAAATTGTTGAAATCAGAAAATATAGGAACGGTGTTCCAGACACAATACAAGGTTTGGATTTTATGTGGACTTGTTTATTCAGAAATTAA